From the genome of Ignavibacteriales bacterium, one region includes:
- a CDS encoding type IV secretion system DNA-binding domain-containing protein has translation MQYELIEELTRNFYEWEQRGRGWDVYNFPVDPEPPFVPFYYHYASHVTQIDDGRKPTLLSSFVDKLKNVLAPTSTQNALPEHPLFTIQDAVPNQFRRSDEIQEIKIVLPSDYKMEAEYLEQCILGITLHTSLISFEILGTHESITVQFTCCAHDTTHLSQQLLAYFPECTLSISGNTFYDRFFPDSEDDTVVVDFGLSEEFMRPIRVYDSFDPDPLTGIIGVLENLAEEEVGLFQILFTPVESPWSLSIMRSVMNHEGDSFFADAPEMVKLAQAKCKSPLFAVNVRLIAKGANPNRSWEIVKAITSCLSVYTLPQSNELIPLTNHEYNNTVHCEDVILRQTRRSGMILNCEELLSLAHFPSASIVSQKLRGQNQKSNRAPESLYSHEYILGENIHNGISHEVSLSHEQRLRHMHIIGATGTGKSTLLHSLIMQDIEHGLGIAVLDPHGDLIDSILENIPQERHKDVVIFDPSDDQYPIGFNILEAKTEVEKNVLSSDLVEIFKRFSTSWGDQMSVVLGNAISAFLESDRSGSLMDLRKFLIEKDFRETFLESVSDDHVAYFWEKEFPLLRGTALSSILTRLDFFLRPKLIRNIVAQPKGIDLKEIVNSKKILLVKLSQGIIGDENAYLLGSLLVSKLNQVVMQRQLQSSHEREPFYLYIDEFQNFITPSMKAMLSGARKYHMGLILAHQDLHQLWETDTGLANSIISNAGTRICFRIGDFDAQKLESGFTHFDTNDLQNLSIGDAVVRVERSDYDFNIKTLLPLNIVSEQAQKNKNEIIELSRKKYGGIPVVIERIKSDPQIYPLSHTPIKRKAEKKESATTNKIDVITLPVQNENQKNITYHKYLQTLIKQLAEQRGYKAVVEEQTLDKLGRVDVGLERDGEKIACEISVTTNDDHELKNIEKCFQSGYSKVLFCSPEQKRIDAVRKLITDKLAPQYLDKVFFMLPDKLILFFEEETIKEIKKGNENVIKGYRVKVEYKTISETQKKEKQDLVSGVVVRALRRLKRDL, from the coding sequence ATGCAGTATGAACTGATTGAAGAATTAACAAGGAATTTTTATGAGTGGGAACAACGGGGAAGAGGATGGGATGTATATAATTTTCCCGTTGATCCAGAGCCACCGTTTGTTCCATTCTATTATCATTATGCATCTCATGTCACGCAAATTGATGATGGACGTAAACCAACTCTACTTAGTTCTTTCGTTGATAAACTTAAAAATGTTTTGGCCCCTACATCAACACAAAATGCACTTCCAGAACATCCATTATTTACGATACAAGATGCCGTTCCAAATCAATTCAGGCGCAGTGATGAAATTCAAGAAATAAAAATTGTATTGCCATCAGATTATAAAATGGAAGCGGAGTATCTTGAGCAATGTATTCTAGGAATAACTCTGCATACCTCACTCATTAGTTTTGAAATACTAGGAACGCACGAATCTATCACCGTCCAATTTACCTGTTGTGCGCATGACACCACACATCTTTCTCAACAGCTTCTCGCATACTTTCCTGAATGCACGCTCTCAATATCAGGAAATACTTTTTATGATCGATTCTTTCCTGATTCTGAAGATGATACAGTTGTTGTGGACTTTGGATTATCGGAAGAATTTATGCGACCGATTCGTGTGTATGATTCATTCGATCCTGATCCTCTTACTGGAATAATTGGAGTATTAGAGAATCTTGCAGAAGAAGAAGTGGGACTCTTCCAAATACTTTTTACTCCAGTTGAGTCACCGTGGTCTTTGAGCATTATGAGATCAGTGATGAATCATGAAGGAGATTCTTTTTTTGCAGACGCACCGGAAATGGTAAAACTCGCACAAGCAAAATGTAAGTCCCCTCTCTTTGCGGTGAATGTAAGGTTGATTGCAAAAGGGGCTAATCCCAATCGTTCCTGGGAAATAGTAAAAGCTATCACTAGTTGTCTAAGTGTTTATACACTTCCGCAAAGTAACGAATTGATCCCCCTTACTAATCATGAATATAACAACACGGTGCATTGTGAGGATGTTATCTTACGACAGACTCGTCGAAGCGGAATGATTCTTAATTGTGAAGAGTTGCTATCATTAGCACATTTCCCATCAGCATCAATTGTTTCTCAAAAACTTAGAGGGCAGAACCAAAAAAGTAATCGTGCACCTGAAAGTCTATATAGTCATGAATACATATTGGGTGAGAATATTCATAACGGAATTTCACATGAAGTATCATTGAGTCACGAACAGCGACTCAGACATATGCATATTATAGGTGCCACAGGTACCGGAAAATCTACATTACTACACTCTCTCATTATGCAAGACATTGAACATGGACTTGGAATAGCGGTTCTTGACCCGCACGGAGATTTGATAGATTCAATCCTTGAAAATATTCCACAAGAGAGACATAAAGATGTAGTCATATTTGATCCGAGTGATGATCAATATCCAATCGGGTTTAATATACTCGAAGCTAAAACAGAAGTTGAAAAAAATGTTTTGTCATCTGATCTGGTAGAAATATTTAAACGATTCTCCACCAGTTGGGGTGATCAAATGAGTGTTGTTTTAGGCAATGCAATCTCTGCATTTTTAGAAAGTGATCGATCTGGTTCTTTGATGGATCTGCGTAAATTTCTGATTGAAAAAGATTTTCGAGAAACTTTTCTTGAAAGCGTATCGGATGATCACGTTGCCTATTTTTGGGAAAAAGAATTTCCACTTCTTCGAGGAACTGCATTAAGTTCGATTCTCACGCGACTTGATTTTTTCTTACGTCCTAAATTGATTAGAAATATAGTTGCTCAACCGAAAGGAATTGATCTTAAAGAAATAGTGAATAGTAAAAAAATACTATTGGTAAAACTTTCTCAAGGAATTATCGGTGATGAAAATGCCTACCTCTTAGGATCGTTACTGGTTTCTAAACTGAATCAAGTTGTCATGCAGCGACAATTACAAAGTAGTCATGAACGCGAACCTTTTTATTTATATATAGATGAGTTTCAAAACTTTATTACTCCATCAATGAAAGCAATGTTATCAGGTGCAAGAAAATATCATATGGGATTGATTCTTGCACATCAAGACTTACATCAACTATGGGAAACAGACACCGGACTTGCCAACTCCATCATATCAAATGCGGGAACTCGAATTTGTTTTCGGATTGGTGACTTTGATGCGCAGAAACTTGAAAGTGGATTTACACATTTCGATACGAATGATTTACAGAATCTGAGTATTGGTGATGCGGTGGTTCGCGTGGAACGATCTGATTATGATTTTAATATCAAAACACTTTTACCGTTAAATATTGTTTCTGAACAAGCTCAAAAAAATAAAAATGAGATTATAGAATTATCAAGAAAGAAATATGGCGGAATTCCAGTTGTTATTGAACGAATAAAATCTGACCCCCAAATTTATCCACTATCTCACACACCGATAAAAAGAAAAGCGGAAAAGAAAGAATCTGCAACTACTAATAAAATAGATGTTATTACTCTACCTGTGCAAAATGAAAATCAAAAGAATATTACTTATCATAAATATCTACAAACATTGATCAAGCAATTAGCAGAACAAAGAGGTTATAAAGCTGTTGTCGAAGAGCAGACTCTTGATAAACTCGGACGAGTAGATGTGGGGCTTGAGCGTGATGGTGAAAAAATTGCATGCGAAATCTCAGTGACTACAAACGATGATCATGAATTGAAAAATATCGAGAAATGTTTTCAGTCCGGATACAGCAAAGTTCTATTCTGCTCTCCGGAACAGAAAAGAATCGATGCGGTTCGAAAATTAATTACTGACAAGTTAGCCCCGCAATATTTAGATAAAGTTTTTTTCATGCTACCAGATAAACTGATTTTATTCTTTGAAGAAGAAACAATAAAAGAAATCAAAAAAGGAAATGAAAATGTTATAAAAGGATATCGAGTGAAAGTGGAATACAAAACAATCTCAGAAACTCAGAAAAAAGAAAAACAAGACTTAGTGAGTGGTGTAGTTGTAAGAGCCTTAAGAAGATTAAAGAGAGATTTATAA
- a CDS encoding patatin-like phospholipase family protein, whose amino-acid sequence MDVRDFIYCNEVQQLIVDLKKSDAKAKHYSDLIDDEGNQYVDLVQEGGGVLGIALLGYTYVMEEMGIRFFSLAGTSAGAINTLLFASIGKIEEKKSEKILEILNSKNLFDFVDGPPSVRRLIQSIINPSGILKKIFWFLCSINHLIKFNGLNPGDNFYNWITEILRKNNILSQLQLTHLRSIQPKELKIREGINRSVNDLIPKLKIIAAEIKTETRVIFPEMNELFWDLSECAHPADYVRSSMSIPGFFHPHKVKLDTHIQKEDWIRLVKYNGELPQEAVFVDGGIMSNFPIDVFHNINMVPRLPTFGIRLGTDRNTLNHAGTIPGLLMSIFNSARHVLDYTFILQNPDYEKLICKIDVGNHNWLNFSMRDSDKLDLFIRGAKSAAEFLMKFEWEEYKKIRKSMINN is encoded by the coding sequence ATGGATGTAAGAGATTTCATTTATTGTAATGAAGTACAACAATTAATAGTTGATTTAAAAAAGTCTGACGCGAAGGCAAAACACTATTCTGATCTTATAGATGACGAAGGGAATCAATATGTTGACCTCGTTCAAGAAGGAGGCGGAGTTCTAGGAATTGCATTGTTGGGATACACCTATGTGATGGAGGAGATGGGTATTAGGTTTTTTAGTTTGGCTGGGACATCAGCAGGGGCAATCAATACGCTACTTTTTGCTTCGATTGGTAAGATTGAAGAGAAAAAAAGTGAAAAGATTTTAGAGATTCTAAATTCAAAAAATCTCTTTGATTTTGTAGATGGTCCTCCGTCAGTTCGACGGTTGATTCAATCAATAATTAATCCATCTGGGATTTTGAAAAAGATTTTTTGGTTTTTGTGCAGCATAAATCACCTCATTAAATTTAATGGATTAAATCCTGGTGATAACTTTTATAATTGGATTACTGAAATTTTAAGAAAAAATAATATTCTTTCTCAATTACAGCTCACTCATCTTCGAAGTATTCAGCCAAAGGAACTAAAGATTCGTGAGGGCATTAATAGAAGCGTAAATGATTTGATCCCAAAACTTAAAATAATTGCGGCTGAAATCAAAACCGAGACTCGTGTTATTTTTCCCGAGATGAATGAACTGTTTTGGGACTTATCCGAATGTGCACATCCTGCTGATTATGTACGTTCTTCAATGTCAATTCCGGGATTTTTCCATCCTCATAAAGTAAAGCTGGATACTCATATTCAGAAAGAAGATTGGATTCGATTAGTAAAATATAATGGTGAGCTACCTCAAGAAGCTGTTTTTGTTGATGGTGGAATTATGTCAAATTTTCCCATCGATGTTTTTCACAATATAAATATGGTCCCTCGATTACCAACGTTTGGAATAAGGTTGGGAACAGATAGAAATACGTTAAATCATGCTGGTACAATTCCAGGTTTATTAATGTCAATTTTCAATTCTGCCCGTCATGTACTTGATTATACATTCATACTCCAAAATCCGGATTATGAAAAATTAATTTGTAAAATTGATGTTGGTAATCACAACTGGCTCAACTTTTCGATGCGTGATAGCGACAAACTTGATCTTTTTATTCGAGGGGCAAAAAGTGCTGCTGAATTTTTAATGAAATTTGAGTGGGAAGAGTATAAAAAAATCAGAAAAAGTATGATAAATAATTAA
- a CDS encoding DNA/RNA non-specific endonuclease, with the protein MKLKLFFSVSLFLTMILCAFVVSPKLNPIKPKDRIYFELPEINMGDQIIKHTAYTLKYSEEYEEAEWAAYMLTKIMTIAKYPRTNKFRIDPDVETGSAAPGDYKQTRNDKYDKGHLVPCDDMRWSKVTESESFFMSNMSPQVHSFNAGIWKRLESWVHKYANTYDTVYVVAGPILEKGMKTIGKNKVAVPKYFYKVLLVYRQNENKCIGFIFPHKQSPKDIMTFAVSVDSVEKRTGINFFAAIPDSTENRIESVVDKSQWKLK; encoded by the coding sequence ATGAAATTAAAATTATTTTTTTCAGTCTCATTATTTCTTACTATGATACTGTGTGCATTTGTTGTCTCTCCTAAACTCAATCCAATAAAACCAAAGGATCGAATTTATTTCGAACTACCTGAAATAAACATGGGTGATCAAATTATTAAGCATACAGCATATACTCTCAAATATTCAGAAGAATATGAGGAAGCCGAATGGGCAGCATACATGTTGACAAAAATAATGACAATTGCAAAGTATCCCCGAACCAATAAATTTAGAATAGATCCTGATGTGGAAACGGGTTCAGCTGCACCGGGAGACTATAAACAAACGAGAAATGATAAATATGATAAAGGACATCTTGTTCCGTGTGATGATATGCGCTGGTCGAAGGTAACTGAGTCTGAATCATTTTTCATGAGTAACATGAGTCCTCAAGTACATTCGTTCAACGCGGGAATTTGGAAACGACTCGAAAGCTGGGTTCACAAATATGCCAACACATATGATACAGTCTATGTTGTCGCGGGTCCAATATTAGAAAAAGGAATGAAAACAATTGGAAAAAATAAAGTCGCAGTTCCAAAATATTTTTATAAAGTTCTATTAGTGTATAGGCAAAATGAAAACAAATGTATTGGATTTATTTTCCCACATAAACAGTCTCCAAAAGACATCATGACATTTGCGGTTTCAGTAGATTCAGTTGAAAAACGAACCGGAATAAATTTCTTTGCAGCCATTCCTGATAGTACTGAAAACCGAATTGAATCAGTTGTAGATAAATCTCAATGGAAATTGAAATAA
- a CDS encoding metallophosphoesterase — MESEIKILHLSDLHFTEGKDKSSPNHKHSISRLRGIEKFYTENNNYDRVIITGDLSNYGDKESLLTARGWIFNKLQIGEGDETGLHLSPSITRIVPGNHDAFNNEKSGTFTNRKQKSLEHYNFAFKDYYAMQPPHFAYYDWIEKSNMYIFMAFLDSCHLGDTQIENEDNKAMIFDKIARGNITIRQSEVLLEWYDKGMKGNLNIPNNNQECILKEKFAQSLKILVMHHYLFEPVEKKYDYFMSMSHRDVAIKNFAMSDFDILLCGHKHIPDFQSQQYGDHFNRRAKHRLLFNYFRRIIGIPSLPMQYSDENGKFFDRLISQFFNFLSLSVKDNTHDEVSESALVDLLNEFLEDPDKVESKLKKLIIDFQFKGKSEISSHELREIQKFINTSISQTKRQELKKIVSELNKIIKEFKHRPFLQLMAGSASKSVSDFSRERSFNDYTIKRDAAGYHIKSSRHDWDDDTKNFDKDGFSQEKEFTDTNKKKTSSFSNKILSKFPITLSFDK, encoded by the coding sequence ATGGAATCAGAAATTAAAATACTGCATTTATCAGATTTACATTTTACTGAAGGTAAAGATAAGTCATCACCGAATCATAAGCATTCTATAAGTCGTTTAAGAGGTATAGAAAAGTTTTATACTGAAAATAATAATTATGATCGAGTTATCATTACTGGCGATTTATCAAATTATGGTGATAAAGAAAGTCTCTTAACTGCGAGAGGATGGATTTTCAATAAATTGCAAATCGGCGAAGGTGATGAAACTGGATTGCATTTATCGCCCTCAATTACACGCATTGTGCCTGGAAACCATGATGCTTTCAATAATGAAAAAAGTGGAACATTTACGAATAGGAAACAAAAATCACTCGAACATTACAATTTTGCTTTTAAGGATTATTATGCAATGCAACCACCACACTTTGCTTACTACGATTGGATAGAAAAAAGCAATATGTACATATTTATGGCATTCTTAGATTCATGCCATTTGGGTGATACTCAAATTGAGAATGAAGATAATAAAGCTATGATTTTTGATAAAATTGCGCGAGGAAACATTACAATAAGGCAATCAGAAGTTTTATTGGAATGGTATGATAAAGGAATGAAAGGCAATCTAAATATTCCTAATAATAATCAAGAATGTATACTCAAAGAGAAATTTGCTCAATCATTAAAAATACTTGTCATGCACCATTATTTATTTGAACCCGTTGAAAAAAAATATGATTACTTTATGAGCATGTCCCATAGAGATGTGGCTATTAAAAATTTTGCAATGTCAGATTTTGATATTTTGTTATGTGGCCACAAGCATATACCTGATTTTCAATCTCAACAATATGGTGACCATTTTAACCGAAGAGCAAAACATCGCCTATTATTTAATTATTTTCGAAGAATCATTGGCATTCCTTCACTACCAATGCAATACAGCGATGAAAATGGAAAATTCTTTGATAGGCTAATCTCTCAATTCTTTAATTTTCTTTCCTTATCGGTTAAAGATAATACTCATGATGAAGTCTCCGAATCTGCCTTAGTAGATTTATTAAATGAATTTTTAGAAGATCCGGATAAAGTTGAATCAAAACTTAAAAAACTAATAATAGATTTTCAATTCAAAGGTAAATCCGAAATTTCTTCTCATGAGCTTAGAGAAATTCAGAAGTTTATTAATACTTCTATTTCTCAAACAAAACGACAAGAACTTAAAAAAATAGTGTCCGAATTAAATAAAATAATAAAAGAATTTAAACATAGACCTTTTCTTCAGCTAATGGCTGGCTCAGCATCAAAATCAGTTAGTGATTTTTCCAGGGAGCGAAGCTTTAATGACTATACAATAAAAAGAGATGCGGCCGGATATCACATAAAATCTTCGCGCCATGATTGGGATGATGATACAAAAAATTTCGACAAGGATGGTTTTTCGCAAGAAAAAGAATTTACTGATACGAATAAAAAAAAGACATCATCTTTTTCAAATAAAATACTAAGTAAGTTTCCAATAACTCTTTCATTCGATAAATGA
- a CDS encoding DUF3892 domain-containing protein has product MAPRIRVSCINKHEHYNPHERIINIGGVNLDGSRWKMAQQKVIVAIKKGEYAFYVKVGNYETNVIVSTHNGNEYIKTLPDATGKDNLLNLPECPI; this is encoded by the coding sequence ATGGCTCCAAGGATTCGAGTTTCTTGTATTAATAAACATGAGCATTATAATCCACACGAACGAATAATTAATATTGGTGGTGTAAATCTTGACGGTAGTAGATGGAAAATGGCGCAGCAAAAAGTTATTGTGGCCATCAAGAAGGGTGAATATGCTTTCTATGTGAAGGTTGGTAATTACGAAACTAATGTCATTGTCTCGACCCATAATGGTAATGAATACATTAAAACTCTTCCAGATGCAACAGGAAAAGATAATTTGCTCAATCTTCCGGAGTGCCCTATTTAA
- a CDS encoding class I SAM-dependent methyltransferase, whose translation MDRYTEKTKSWLEQRFKRTTNEGIYYAHQPIYGFRGGSSGGWVISSYTVTYQIIKALSHMQFNSLLDVGGAEGYTAALIRSIFKVHVRNCDLSNEACNRAKEIFDIDGESVDIHKLPYSDNEFDIVVCSETLEHVPNFRLATNELLRVCKKAVVITVPHEAKEIIENNIKENIPHAHIHYFDMKTFDFVKPIVKKIKTNKMLSTRLNIPRAIVESKKREKEETSYSSISVIVYNLFRPLFHLVFGKKAVTFLMKLDEKFSKNVKSFSGIIFILLKDEEFFSEIPLRKISASQIINFTVPYYYLNRQH comes from the coding sequence ATGGATAGATACACCGAAAAAACAAAAAGTTGGTTAGAGCAACGGTTTAAGCGAACAACTAATGAGGGTATTTATTATGCTCACCAACCTATATATGGATTCAGAGGTGGTAGTAGTGGCGGATGGGTGATTTCTAGTTACACTGTGACGTACCAGATAATCAAAGCATTATCGCACATGCAATTCAATTCATTATTAGATGTAGGTGGAGCAGAGGGTTATACAGCAGCGCTTATTCGTTCAATATTCAAGGTACATGTCAGAAATTGTGACTTATCAAACGAAGCATGCAACAGGGCGAAAGAAATTTTTGATATTGATGGTGAATCAGTAGACATACATAAATTGCCTTATAGTGATAATGAATTTGATATTGTTGTATGTAGTGAAACTTTAGAGCATGTTCCTAATTTTCGTTTAGCAACAAATGAACTATTAAGGGTTTGTAAGAAAGCTGTTGTTATTACGGTACCACATGAAGCAAAAGAGATAATCGAAAATAACATCAAGGAAAATATTCCTCATGCCCATATACATTATTTTGATATGAAGACTTTTGATTTTGTAAAACCGATTGTAAAAAAAATTAAGACAAATAAAATGCTTAGCACCAGATTAAATATTCCTCGTGCTATTGTTGAATCTAAAAAAAGAGAAAAAGAAGAAACAAGTTATTCCTCGATTTCAGTAATAGTTTATAATTTATTTAGACCATTATTTCATTTGGTCTTTGGGAAAAAAGCTGTAACATTTTTAATGAAACTTGATGAGAAATTTTCGAAAAACGTCAAGTCTTTTTCGGGAATAATATTTATCTTACTTAAAGACGAAGAATTCTTTTCGGAAATCCCGCTCAGAAAAATTTCGGCATCCCAAATAATAAATTTTACAGTCCCGTATTATTATTTGAATAGACAACATTAG